The sequence TTGCCGACTACATGCAGACGCCGGAGTTTGCCGCGGCGCTCGACGAACTGATCGACCTCGCCCGCGGTGAACAGATCGCCATCATGTGCGCCGAGGCGGTCCCCTGGCGCTGCCACCGCTCGCTCATCGCCGACGCGCTCACCGTGCGCGGCATCCCCGTCGCGCACATCATGGGTCCGCGCTCCACCCAGCCACACCGCATGACTCCCTTCGCCGTCGTCGACGGCACCGACATCACCTACCCGCCGGAGGAACCAACGAGCCAGGGTTGACCCTGCCGCTGGTAGGTTCTGCTCAGCCTCCGTTTGCGCCAGCGCAAAGACGTGCCGTTTCGGCTCCGGCATAGTCGGACGTAGCCGGGCGGTAGGCCCGGCGTGACACGGCACAGGGAGGGGTGCGACCCAGTGGGTGAACCTGCGGTGACATCGTTCCTGCTCAACCCGGAGACGGTTCTTGCGGCGCTCTATGAGGTCTACGACCCAGAGCTGGGCGTCAACGTGGTCGACCTTGGCCTCGTGTACGGGGTGGAGGTCGACGGGCGCCAGGTGCGCGTGACCATGACGCTGACCACGCCAGGGTGCCCGTTGCACGACAGCATCGCGACGGCGGTCGAGGAGGCGGTGCGGACCTACGCTCCGGTCGTACAGGACGTCGTGGTCGATCTCGTTTGGGACCCGCCCTGGGGCCCGGAGATGATCACGCCGGCCGGGCGTCGTGAGCTGGGCTGGGAATAGGGAGAGCGTTGGCGCATGAGTGAGACGGCACCGGAGCCGATCCTGGCCTCCTGGAAGGTGAATGAGGTCATCAGCCGGTACCCACACCTGGTGGATGAGCTGGTGAAGTTGAACCCCACCTTCCGCCTGCTGCGCAACCCGGTCATGCGTCGGGTCCAGAGCCGGCTCGTGACGGTAGAACAGGCCGCGGCGATCGGCGGCATGGAGCCGGCCGAGTTGGTGCGGGCGCTGAACCGCGCCATCGGGATCGAAGTCCCCGACGAGCAGCCCGCGGATCAGCTGGCTAGTGCCACGACGGCGGACGTGCCGCCCTGGGTCGGGAACGTGCCGATCGATGCCGAGGTCGATGCCCGGCCGATGCAGCGGGAGGGGCGGGAGCCGTTCAGCGCGATCATGGCTGCCGCGCGCAGCACCGCGCCCGGGCACGCGTTCCGCCTCTGGAACACGTTCGAGCCGATCCCGCTCTACGACGTGCTCGGGCAGCGCGGCTTCGTCCACTATGCCCGGCAGCACGGTCCTGAGGACTGGGAGATCCTCTTCTTCCATGCCGGTGGGCGGAGGCGTCACGCGGCACCGCAATCACAGCCGGCCGCGGACGCTCCGGCGCTTGATTGGGAATCCCCGAGCGCCACGGTGACGATCGACGTGAGCGATCTGGTGCCGCCCGAGCCGATGATCCGGATCATGGAAGCGCTCGAAGCGCTGCCTGTCGGTGGCACCCTGCTGGTGCACCACGTCCGGCGGCCGATGCACCTCTACCCACGGCTCGACGCGCTCGGCTACCGTCATGAGACGCGCGAGCTCGGCCCGGGACGGGTTGAACTGCTGATCGAGAAGACCGCCAACGTGGAGGCCCAATGATGCGCCCCCCTGGCGGAATCAGCAGCGCACACGCGCCGGACCGGGACCTCCCCGCGCGCTTCATGGCACTCGGCATGGTCGGGCTCCTCGCCGTGGCAGTGCTGGCGCCGTTTGCGGTGCCGCTCTTCGCGGGGAGCTTCAGCGATCTACGTTTGCTCGCCTTCGTGCACCTCAACACCCTCGGGGTCGTGGCCGCTGTGATACTCGGCGCCACGTACCAACTCGTGCCGGTCGTCCTGCAGACGCCGCTGGCATCGGTCCGCGTGGGGCGGGCCTCGTTCTGGGCGTTCCTGGCTGGGCTGGCCTTTCTCTTGCCGGGGCTCCTGACGCTGCAGCACTGGGCGATGGGGACGGGCGCGACCCTGTTGGTCGTTGCGTTCGGCCTCTACATCTGGGTGGTCGGCACGACGCTGCGTCGGGCGGAGCGCTGGGACGTGGTGGCCTGGCACCTGGCCGTGGGGCTGGCGGGCCTCGCCGGAGGCATCGTGGCCGGACTGCTGCTGGCAGGCAGCAAGGGGAACGGCTTCCTCGGCACGATGACCTACCCGCTCCTGGGCGCCCACGTCACCTTCTTGCTGGCAGGGTGGGTGCCGGTGCTGTTGGCCGGCGTCGCCTACCGGCTCGTGGGGATGTTCACGCTGGCGGAAGATGCCCTGTGGCGCCCGGCAGCGTGGGGTGGACTGGTGCTGATGGCCGGCGGTGCCTGGCTGCTTGTCGCGGCGTTCTTGCTCCGCACCGACGCCGCGTTACGCCTCGCTGGGGCGCTGGCGATCGCCGCGGGACAGGTGCTCTTCGCCGCGCAGTTGGTGCATCTCTACCGAGTTCGGCGGCGCCGGGGCTTCGACGTGCACATCCCCTTCGCGCTGGTCGCGGCGGCCGGTGGGCTGGTGGCGGCAGTGCTCCTCGTGGCCGGGATGGCGCTCGGCCTGCGGCCGTCCTCCGCGCTGTGGGTGGCCGTGGTTTGGCTGGCGTTGGGAGGGCTGGCCGAGACGGCGATCCAGGGCTTTTTCTACAAGATCGCGACCTTCCTCGTCTGGCTCCACCGCTACGCGCCACTGGCCGGGCGCCAGCGCGTGCCGCGTCTGGAAGAGATGTACCACCGACGTTTGGCGGTTGCCGGGTGGCTGCTCTGGACTGCCGGAATGGTGCTGTCGCTCGCGGTCGCTCCGCTCGGGAGCGCGGCGCTGGGGCACGTCGCGGGGGTCGTGCTGGCCGCAGGCGTGGGTTGCTTCCTGGCCAACGTGGGCCGCATCGCGGGCCACGGGCTGCCGAATGTGACCGTGTGGATGAGTCGGACACCCACCCGGCCGGTGGGGCCGGGTGCGACGGAGGATGGAGTGGTATCGTGACGCTAAAGACCCCGGAGACGCCGGAAGCCCCGGAGACGGTAACGCTGGACGTGCGCGAGATCGCACCGCGCGACCGGCATGCGTTGATCTTCCGGCAGTTCCTCGACCTGGCGCCGGGCGAGAGCATGCGACTGGTCAACGACCACGACCCGAAGCCGCTGTATTACCAGCTCATGGCGGAGTACCCCGGCCAGGCTGGCTGGGCGTACATCGAGTCCGGCCCCGAGGTGTGGCAGGTACGCATTACGAGGCTGACCCGCTGATTGCCGGGCCACGCGCCGCTACACCCGCGGCGGCGCGTGGCTTCCCACCCACAATCCTCTCTCCCACCCCTTCGGGCACCCCGCGCGAGCCATCGCGCGGGGTGTTTCTTGGGAACACCCGGACGCGGCGCGGCGCTGCCGACCCTCGCCGGTTGGTGATCGAACTGACGCGCCGGGGACTGTCCCGGGGGAGATGCGCAGCGCGACGGGAGGGCGTGGTACAAGGAGGCGGTAGGAAAGGTGGTGACGGCCCTGTCGGATAGGGGACCGCGGCAAGTAGTCACGCATGAACCGCGGACGACAGCAAGCGAACGACGATCCCGGTCGGGGGCGGTCTGGCCGCCGTTCGTGGCGGCGTCCATCGCGATGGCGCTGACTGGCGGCTTCGCCCTCGGCGCCGGGCTGTTCGTCGCGCGGTGGCTGGGCGGCGAAACCGGCCGCTGGTGGGTTGCGGCTAGCCAGGCGCACGGGCAGGTGCAACTCCTGGGTTGGGTCGGGCTGATGGTGCTGGGCGTGGCGGTCCACTTCCTGCCGCGGCTGGCGGGGGTGCCCCTGCGGTGGCCCCGGATGGCACGTGTTGCGCTGTGGCTTATCGTCGTCGGGCTGGTGCTGCGAGGGGTCACACAGCCGCTCCTTGCCGCAGGCATCGGCGACCCCGCGGCGAGCGTGGGGCTCGTCCTCGCGGCCGGGCTGCCGCTCGCGGGGATCACCCTCGCGGTCGCGATGCTGGTCGCCACGATCCGGGACGCGCCACCGCGGAAGACAGGGGCCTTGCGGCCGGTGCGTCCCCTGTTTCTGGTGTCCTTCGGCTCGCTCTGGATCGGGGCTGTCCTGAATGCCTACGGGCTGGTCGCCGCCGCGCGCGGTGCCGGCGTTGTCCCGGCGTCGCTGGACCGGATCATCGTCCAGATCGAGTTCTACGGGTTCCTCGTGCCGGTGGCGGCGGCGATGACTGCCCGGACCTTCCCGCTCTACTTCCAGACTCATCCGCCACGGGCGCACCTGCTGGTCCTCCCCGTAGCCGGGTTGGTCGGCGGGATCGCACTCCGGGCAACCGGGGATCCGACGCTGGTCGGGGCGGGGCAGGTCCTGCACGGGGCGGCGCTCGCATGGTTGATTGCGGCCCTACGCGTCTTCGGCCCGCGGCGACCGCTGCCCCGGCGGCCCGCCCGCCCGTTGCGCGATCCGCTGCAACTGCATGCGCTGAGTGCCTATGCGTGGCTCGCCGCGGCCGGGGGTGTTTCGATGCTGATCGGGTTGCACCAGTTGGGGCTGGCTGTGCCGGTCCTCCCGTCCGATGTCGAGTGGCACGCGCTCGGGGCGGGCTTCGCCACGCTGCTGATTCTGGGAGTCGGATCGCACATGCTGCCGGGGTTCGCCCGGCGAGAACTGCGGAGCGCTGCGCTGCCGTGGGTGACGCTCCTGGCGGGAAACCTGGCTGTCCTGCTGCGCGTAGCGGCCGGGCTGATCGGGCACGGAGGCGCCGGGCTCGGCGGCGTGGCGGGGGTGCTCGGAGTGCTCGCGGTGGTGCTCTTCATGGTCAACTTGCACGGCCCGCGGCGGTGAGCAACAGGCCAGAGTACCCCTCCTGTCCGAACGGACAGTTGTACCCCTGTCCAACCATATGCAGTGAAACAGTCCCATTGACGGGTGACAGTTGGCGCTGATCTCTCTATCCTAAGAGCAGGAAATGACGGTGAGGCAAGCCTCGCTAGCGGACGTAGCGTTCCGGAACCGAGCCCGATTGGTGACCGTGATGGGCTCAACGCGGAACCGATCCTGTCCCAACTGGTGGTACGGACACGATTCGAGGAACTCACCGATCCGGGTGGTCAGAACCTCGACCATCCGAACTCCCCTCCCTTCCCCAACGGTCGGAGCAGCCACCGGTGCTCCACCGACACCCCTGACGAAGGGCCTGCTCGTCCCCGCACGGTAACGTGGAGCAGGCCCTGACCTCTTCTTGGCGCGCTCGCTGCGGGCGCTCGGGGCGGGGAAACGGTTATGATTAGCGGAGCAGCGTGACGGCAGCTCAGGTCTCCGCAAGGGGGCCGCCGAGCGCCGCCAACCGCAGAGAGGACACGAACGATGGAGAAATCGCGCGGACTGTACCGCTCGCGGGAGCACCGGCTCGTCGCCGGGGTCGCAGGTGGCCTCGCCGAACGGTTCGGCGTGCCGGTCTGGCTGATGCGGGTCTTGTGGCTGCTCCTGCTGCTGCCGGGCGGCCTGCCGGGGCTCGTGCCCTACATCATCCTCTGGATCCTGATCCCTGAGGAGCCTGAGAGCTAACCGCAGCTCGTCGGCGTCGCAGCGCGCCCGTTTATGATACAGTTTAGTTGACAAATATCCGGCCGAGGCGCCGTCCAGGAAGGCTGCCCCGGCTGCCGGTCAGCGGTGTGCCGCTCCGTCGGAAGTGAGGAGTCTCGATGGTGGACACAGGGTTGACCCGCGAGCAGGTGATTGATGCCCTGCGCCCGGTCCAGGATCCGGAGATTGGGCGGAGTCTCGTCGATCTCGGGATGATCAAGGATGTGGCGATTGAGGGCGGTCGGGTCCACGTCCACGTCGAGTTGACCACGCCGGCGTGTCCGCTGCGCGGGCGAATCGAGACGGACGTGCGCAACGCCGTGACGGCCTTGCCGGGGGTGTCCGAGGTCAGCGTCCAGTTTTCCGCCAGGGTCCGCGCTGCCGGAAGCGGCATGCCGGATCGCCAGCCGCTCCCCGGGGTGAAGAACACCATCGCGGTTGCCAGCGGCAAGGGGGGCGTTGGCAAGTCCACCGTGGCGGTGAATCTCGCCATCGCGCTGGCGCAGGACGGCGCCTCGGTCGGCCTGCTGGATGCCGACGTGTACGGGCCGAGCATCCCGATCATGATGGGCGTCTCGCACCGCCCGACGATGCGGGACGGCAAGATCGTGCCGCTGGACGCCTTCGGGGTGAAGGTCATGTCGGTCGGGTTCATCCTCGACCCGGAGAAGGCACTCATCTGGCGCGGTCCGCTGGTTTCCCAGCTCATCAGCCAGTTCCTCAGCGATGTCGACTGGGGCGAGCTGGACTACCTGGTGATCGACCTGCCGCCCGGCACCGGTGACGCGCAGCTCACTCTCGTGCAGCGCATCCCCCTCTCCGGCGCGGTGATCGTCACGACGCCCCAGGATGTGGCACTCGCGGACGCGGTCAAGGGGCTGGCCATGTTCCGCGAGGTCAAGACGACGATCCTGGGGATCATCGAGAACATGAGCTACTTCGTCTGCCCGCACTGCGGCGGGCGCTCCGAGATCTTCGGGTTCGGCGGCGGCGAGCGCACCGCGACGCGCCACGACGTGCCGCTGCTGGGACAGATCCCGCTGGAGGGCTCGATCCGGCAGGGCGGCGATATCGGGTTCCCAATCGTGGTATCGGACCCGGATTCGGCGCCCGCGGTGGCCTTCCGCGAAGCCGCGCGCCAGGCGGCTGCACGGCTGGCGGTCGAGGCGGCGCGCAAGCCACGCCGACCGCGCATCATGCTCCGCCCGACGACCTAGCGCGCACGACACATCACGATCACGCACCCCGCCCTGGTGACTCCGGGGCGGGGTTTGTCGTATGGTCGCGGGACCGTCAGTCTCCACCACAGACAAGGAACGACTTGACGGGTACGCAGCGCGGGCTGTGCCTGTCCGTGGCGGAAAACGGCGGCTGTGCCGTGGATCGCGGAGTGCCTTCCTGCAGCGGTGGCACGCGTCTTGGGTTAGCCCAGTAGAAGGGTCTCGCACCTGTACGCGAGGCTGACGGAAAAGGAGCATCTACAGATGTTGTGGGCTATCATTGCGATCCTGGTCATTCTTTGGCTCTTGGGGCTATTGGGGAGTATCGGCGGCAGCCTGATCCACCTGCTCCTGGTCGTGGCACTGGTCGTCTTGATCGTGCAGTTGCTGTCCGGCCGGCGCGCCGTCTAGTAGTCCGGGCACCGACGACGAACTACCACGGGCGGCGGGGCGATCCTTCCGCCCGTTTTCGTGCCCTGATCCTCCTCTGCACGAGGCCATGAATCTGGTACGATCTGCCAGGCATGCCACTCCACACCGGTGGCATGCGTCGAGATACTGAACCCGCGATGAACCCGCTCCGCGAAGCAGGAGGATACCGGTGCGCTGTCCGAGATGTCAGTCGATCACACCGGCCGCCGCCAACTATTGTCCGCAGTGCGGTCATGCGTTGCGCGATCAGGCGCCCTCGGGGCGGCGCCGGGTCGTCGTCACGGGCGTCGGCGCGGTCTCGCCGCTGGGGCTGACAGCCGAGGAGACCTGGCGCGGCCTGGTCGACGGCCGCTCGGGGATCCGCCGCATCGAGGGCTTCGACCCGAGTGACCTCCCGGTGCAGATCGCGGGGGAGGTGCGCGGGTTCAGCATCGGCGATTGGGTCGACGCCAAGACAGCGCGGCAGATGGCGCGCTTCACCCAGTTCGCCGTCGCGGCAGCGGGCATGGCGCTGCAAGACGGGCGGCTCGACCCCGGATCGATCGACCCGTGCACTGCGGCGGTCATCATGGGCACCGGTGCGGGCGGCATGGCCACGATCCTGGAGGCCCAGGAGGTGGCCCAGCGGCGGGGGCTGATGCGCGTCTCCCCGTTCTTCATGACGACCTTCCCCCACAACCTCCCGGCCTACCACATCGCCCAGACGTTCCGCTTCCTCGGGCCAAGCCTGACCGTCTCCACCGCCTGCGCCACCGGCGCCCAGGCGATCGGGGAGGCGATGGAGGTGATCCGGAGCGGGCGGGCCGACGTGGCGCTCGCGGGCGGGACGGAGCACGCGATCTTCCCGCTGTTCGTCGCGAGCTTCGCAGTGCAGCGCGCCGCTTCGACCCGCAACGACGAGCCGGAGCGCGCCAGCCGGCCCTTCGACGCCAACCGGGAGGGCTTCGTGATCGGTGAGGGAGCGGCTGTCCTGCTGCTCGAGGCGGAAGAACACGCACTGGCCCGCGGCGCTACGATTTATGCTGAAGTGGCCGGCTCCGGCAGCAGCAACGACGGGTACCACCCGATCGCCCCGGACCCGGAGGGCGTCGGCGCTGCCCGCGCGATCACAGCGGCGCTCGCCGACGCGGGGATCGAGCCGTCCGAGGTGGACTACATCAACGCCCACGCGGCCAGCACCCCGCTGGGCGACAAAGCGGAGACAATCGCGATCAAGCGGGCGCTGGGGGAGCGCGCCGCCGAGATCCCGATCAGCTCCGCCAAGTCGATGATCGGCCACCTGATGGGCGCGGCGGGGGCGATTGAGGCCATGGCTACCGTCCTCACCATCCGTGACCAGATCATCCACCCGACGATCAACTACGAGACGCCCGACCCGGAGTGCGACCTGGACTACGTGCCCAACGTGGCGCGCCGCGCGTCCGTGCGGGTCGCCATCTCCAATTCATTCGGTCTGGGTGGACAGAACGCCTGCCTGGTCTTCCGCCGCTACGAGCCGGCGGAGGCACGTTAGACGGGATAGAGGAGAGGAGCGCCGCCGGTGGGCCGCTACGAACCGATCAACGCTCTGGAGAGCCCGCGCTTCAGCGGACTGCGCACCTTCGCCCGCTTGCCGCATGTGCGCGATCTGGCGGGCGTCGACGTCGCAGTGTTCGGCATCCCCTTCGACACCGCCACCACCTTCCGCACGGGAGCCCGCTTCGGGCCGGCTGCGGTGCGCGAGATGTCGGCCATGCTGCGCACCTACAACCCGTCGCTCGACGTCAACGTGTACGACTATCTCTCGGTGGTGGACTACGGCGATCTGCCGACGGTCCCGGGCTACATCGAAGACACCTACGACCGGGTCGTCGCGGCGATGGAGCCGATCCTGGCGGAAAATGTGTTCCCGGTTGGGATCGGCGGTGACCACTCGGTGACGCTGGCCGAACTGCGGGCGATCGCGCGGCGCTACGGGCCGGTGGGCTTTATCCAGTTCGACTCGCACGGTGACACCTGGGACGAGTATTTCGGGCGGAAGTACAACCACGGCACCCCCTTCCGCCGGGCGGTGGAGGAGGGGCTGATCGACACGTCCCGGGCCATCCAGGTCGGCATGCGCGGTTCGCTCTACGGGCCGGGGGACCTGCAGCAGTCGCGCGACCTCGGCTTCGAACTCTGGACCACCGACGACGTGCGCCGCGAGGGGCTGCCCGCCGTGCTGGAAGCGATCCGGCGGCGGGTCGGGTCCGGCCCGGTCTTCCTGACGTTCGACATCGACTTCGTCGATCCCAGCTTCGCTCCCGGCACCGGGACACCGGAGATCGGTGGCTTCACCAGTCGCGAGGCGCAGGAGCTGGTGCGTGGACTGGTGGGGATCGACTTCGTGGGCATGGACCTCGTCGAGGTGCTGCCGGCTCACGACCCAAGTGGGATCACCGCGCTGATTGCCGCCAATGTCATCTTCGAGTTCCTGAGCGTGCTGGCGGTCAACCGGCGCGAGCGCGCCCGCTAGTGCGCGGAACGCGGAGGAGGAGAACCCGGTGGTGCTCAAGCGCAGCGAAATCCTGGCCGGGCGGATGCCGATCCGGGCCGCCCAGGTGCGGCCACAGTCGCCAATCGCCTTCCCGATGAAGGAGGGGCAGTTCCTGCAGATCACCGATATGCAGGGGCAGCAGGTCTGCGACTTCGTCTGCTTCAACCGGCACGACATCGACGAGTACCTGTCGACCGCCCACACCCGGGGCATCAACAACTCGATGATGCTGATCAAGGGCATGAGCCTGTACAGCAATCGCCGCAACCCGATGATGGTGTTGCTGGACGACTCCGTGGGGCGTCACGACATGCTCATGCCGGCCTGCGATCGCCTGCGCTATCTGAACGACTATGGGATCGAGGACCACCCGAACTGCCGGGACAACTTCGCCTCGGTGCTAGGGCCGTACGGCATCCACTACGACCACATCCCCGATCCGATCAACTGGTTCATGCACGTGGGGCTCAAGGCGCGGGGCGAGCTGGAGATCCGCGAGCCGCTGTCCGAGGCGAACGACTACGTGCTGCTGCGGGCGCAGATGGACCTGATCGTGGCGGTGTCGGCGTGCCCGCAGGACCAGAACGCCACCAACGCCTTCCACCCGACCGACATCCTCATCCGCGTCTACGCCTAGGCGGCGCGGCACCGCCGCCGCTCCGCTCACGACTCCGCGTCGGCGGGGCGGCGGCGGATCTCGAATCGCTGGCGGTGCGGGATGCCGCGGTCACGCAGCAGGCGGCCGACGTCGATGCGCCGGAGCGCGTTGGGGCTGGTCGGCGTGCGGTGGGGTGAGATGGCCATGCGCGCGGGCAGGAGCGAACCGAAGCGGCCGTCGAGGATCGCGGCCACGAGAAGCTCCAGGTCCGGCACTCCCGGCACGTCTTCGATCTCAGCGTCGGGTGGCTCCACACGCGGATCGGAGTCGAGCCACACGTACAGCGGTGGGTAGTTTGTGCGGTCAGGCTCCGGCGACTTCTGACTGCTCATGGTTGGCGACATGGCGCGTATACACGGCGACATGGGCCAGCAGCGCGTCGAGATCGAATGGCTTCGAGAGCACGCCGTCGGCCGGGAGGTCATCCGCTTGCAGGCGCAGGTTGTGGCCGGCCGACATGGCGATGATCCGGATCTGGTTCGTGCGAGGATCGCTCTTCAGAACCCGGATGGCTGTGGCACCGTCAAGCACCGGAAGCATCAGGTCCATCAAGATCAGGTGCGGTTGCGTGGCGCGCGCCTGCTCGATCGCAGACTGCCCATCACAGGCCAAGACCGTTGAGTAGCCTTCCTCCCGCAGCAGCTCGTCGAGCAGTGTCCGGATCGCGGGATCGTCGTCGACGATGAGGATGCGCGCCACATGACCTCCCTCTGATCCCGCGGGATCGCGCTCCAGCATGCCGGTAGTCCCCTTC is a genomic window of Sphaerobacter thermophilus DSM 20745 containing:
- a CDS encoding response regulator — protein: MLERDPAGSEGGHVARILIVDDDPAIRTLLDELLREEGYSTVLACDGQSAIEQARATQPHLILMDLMLPVLDGATAIRVLKSDPRTNQIRIIAMSAGHNLRLQADDLPADGVLSKPFDLDALLAHVAVYTRHVANHEQSEVAGA
- a CDS encoding PspC domain-containing protein, whose amino-acid sequence is MEKSRGLYRSREHRLVAGVAGGLAERFGVPVWLMRVLWLLLLLPGGLPGLVPYIILWILIPEEPES
- a CDS encoding DUF488 family protein; its protein translation is MSDATRVLTIGHSTRSVEELIDLLRENGVTRLVDVRTVPRSRKNPQFNRETLPEALAEAGIAYTHAPELGGLRRARADSPNTGWRNASFRGFADYMQTPEFAAALDELIDLARGEQIAIMCAEAVPWRCHRSLIADALTVRGIPVAHIMGPRSTQPHRMTPFAVVDGTDITYPPEEPTSQG
- a CDS encoding metal-sulfur cluster assembly factor; its protein translation is MGEPAVTSFLLNPETVLAALYEVYDPELGVNVVDLGLVYGVEVDGRQVRVTMTLTTPGCPLHDSIATAVEEAVRTYAPVVQDVVVDLVWDPPWGPEMITPAGRRELGWE
- a CDS encoding lmo0937 family membrane protein, with the translated sequence MLWAIIAILVILWLLGLLGSIGGSLIHLLLVVALVVLIVQLLSGRRAV
- a CDS encoding DUF2249 domain-containing protein produces the protein MTLKTPETPEAPETVTLDVREIAPRDRHALIFRQFLDLAPGESMRLVNDHDPKPLYYQLMAEYPGQAGWAYIESGPEVWQVRITRLTR
- a CDS encoding DUF1989 domain-containing protein translates to MVLKRSEILAGRMPIRAAQVRPQSPIAFPMKEGQFLQITDMQGQQVCDFVCFNRHDIDEYLSTAHTRGINNSMMLIKGMSLYSNRRNPMMVLLDDSVGRHDMLMPACDRLRYLNDYGIEDHPNCRDNFASVLGPYGIHYDHIPDPINWFMHVGLKARGELEIREPLSEANDYVLLRAQMDLIVAVSACPQDQNATNAFHPTDILIRVYA
- the apbC gene encoding iron-sulfur cluster carrier protein ApbC, producing the protein MVDTGLTREQVIDALRPVQDPEIGRSLVDLGMIKDVAIEGGRVHVHVELTTPACPLRGRIETDVRNAVTALPGVSEVSVQFSARVRAAGSGMPDRQPLPGVKNTIAVASGKGGVGKSTVAVNLAIALAQDGASVGLLDADVYGPSIPIMMGVSHRPTMRDGKIVPLDAFGVKVMSVGFILDPEKALIWRGPLVSQLISQFLSDVDWGELDYLVIDLPPGTGDAQLTLVQRIPLSGAVIVTTPQDVALADAVKGLAMFREVKTTILGIIENMSYFVCPHCGGRSEIFGFGGGERTATRHDVPLLGQIPLEGSIRQGGDIGFPIVVSDPDSAPAVAFREAARQAAARLAVEAARKPRRPRIMLRPTT
- a CDS encoding DUF2249 domain-containing protein, whose translation is MSETAPEPILASWKVNEVISRYPHLVDELVKLNPTFRLLRNPVMRRVQSRLVTVEQAAAIGGMEPAELVRALNRAIGIEVPDEQPADQLASATTADVPPWVGNVPIDAEVDARPMQREGREPFSAIMAAARSTAPGHAFRLWNTFEPIPLYDVLGQRGFVHYARQHGPEDWEILFFHAGGRRRHAAPQSQPAADAPALDWESPSATVTIDVSDLVPPEPMIRIMEALEALPVGGTLLVHHVRRPMHLYPRLDALGYRHETRELGPGRVELLIEKTANVEAQ
- the speB gene encoding agmatinase produces the protein MGRYEPINALESPRFSGLRTFARLPHVRDLAGVDVAVFGIPFDTATTFRTGARFGPAAVREMSAMLRTYNPSLDVNVYDYLSVVDYGDLPTVPGYIEDTYDRVVAAMEPILAENVFPVGIGGDHSVTLAELRAIARRYGPVGFIQFDSHGDTWDEYFGRKYNHGTPFRRAVEEGLIDTSRAIQVGMRGSLYGPGDLQQSRDLGFELWTTDDVRREGLPAVLEAIRRRVGSGPVFLTFDIDFVDPSFAPGTGTPEIGGFTSREAQELVRGLVGIDFVGMDLVEVLPAHDPSGITALIAANVIFEFLSVLAVNRRERAR
- the fabF gene encoding beta-ketoacyl-ACP synthase II, which produces MRCPRCQSITPAAANYCPQCGHALRDQAPSGRRRVVVTGVGAVSPLGLTAEETWRGLVDGRSGIRRIEGFDPSDLPVQIAGEVRGFSIGDWVDAKTARQMARFTQFAVAAAGMALQDGRLDPGSIDPCTAAVIMGTGAGGMATILEAQEVAQRRGLMRVSPFFMTTFPHNLPAYHIAQTFRFLGPSLTVSTACATGAQAIGEAMEVIRSGRADVALAGGTEHAIFPLFVASFAVQRAASTRNDEPERASRPFDANREGFVIGEGAAVLLLEAEEHALARGATIYAEVAGSGSSNDGYHPIAPDPEGVGAARAITAALADAGIEPSEVDYINAHAASTPLGDKAETIAIKRALGERAAEIPISSAKSMIGHLMGAAGAIEAMATVLTIRDQIIHPTINYETPDPECDLDYVPNVARRASVRVAISNSFGLGGQNACLVFRRYEPAEAR